In a single window of the Leptospira sanjuanensis genome:
- a CDS encoding LIC10025 family lipoprotein: protein MKLFENKENRLGFLVCIVLFFSISNCIQKKPQQAAYWIEYLAYQKNILNEYPTGGIRNALFGNLTSADESILQEKNGSLTIDFYIRKTGRGLQNVLTTEKIPDQVPYQIHAEYFPTSFKDQKTYRMKRRTVSILPAYSYHDFFQHVDQLQHFLRNPSNDSLKFVSISKAHRFLCGVSHCDTGRAENSSWLLYELNEATENSYPQFYKRFHKILNQVSYRITIFKSGEFLNGIELYNEGTKTFLKVPDTENGYWKNPETLHIRVSVFIQVYGLKIDIRSLGYKLRFFSSKNYEKITGEFSKLPEKKISGRFLQIFPPGVVNWFIPGNMEEYFDQLFLLLVQGSEGNGGNKFESESFRSGNTMKVILKSQAEIFRDRFSPFRSSNEKDDEPSFWEMLQKILIEDLT, encoded by the coding sequence ATGAAATTATTCGAAAACAAAGAAAATAGACTCGGCTTTCTCGTTTGTATCGTTCTCTTTTTTTCGATTTCGAATTGTATTCAAAAAAAGCCTCAGCAAGCGGCATACTGGATTGAATATCTCGCGTATCAAAAGAACATCTTGAACGAATATCCAACGGGAGGAATTCGAAACGCTCTTTTCGGAAATTTGACTTCCGCGGACGAATCGATTCTCCAAGAAAAAAACGGATCTCTTACGATCGATTTTTACATCCGTAAAACGGGCCGCGGATTGCAAAACGTTTTGACTACAGAAAAAATTCCGGATCAAGTTCCGTATCAAATTCACGCGGAATATTTTCCCACTTCCTTTAAAGATCAAAAGACATATCGAATGAAACGAAGAACGGTTTCGATTCTTCCCGCATACAGTTATCATGATTTCTTTCAACACGTGGATCAGCTGCAGCATTTTCTTAGAAATCCTTCCAACGATTCGTTAAAGTTCGTTTCGATTTCAAAAGCGCATCGGTTTCTTTGCGGGGTTTCCCATTGCGATACGGGCAGAGCGGAGAATTCTTCCTGGCTTTTGTACGAGTTGAACGAAGCAACGGAGAATAGTTATCCGCAATTTTATAAACGGTTTCACAAAATCTTAAATCAAGTTTCGTATCGAATTACGATTTTCAAGTCAGGAGAGTTTTTAAACGGAATCGAACTGTACAACGAAGGAACAAAAACGTTTTTGAAAGTCCCCGATACCGAAAACGGCTACTGGAAAAATCCCGAAACGCTTCACATAAGAGTTTCGGTGTTTATACAAGTGTACGGACTCAAAATCGATATTAGAAGTTTAGGATATAAGCTTCGTTTTTTCTCATCAAAGAATTATGAAAAAATCACCGGGGAATTTTCCAAGCTTCCGGAAAAGAAAATCAGCGGACGGTTTCTTCAGATTTTTCCGCCGGGGGTCGTGAATTGGTTCATACCGGGAAACATGGAAGAATATTTCGATCAACTCTTCCTTCTTCTTGTGCAAGGAAGCGAAGGAAACGGTGGAAATAAGTTCGAATCCGAATCCTTTCGAAGCGGTAACACAATGAAAGTCATCCTAAAATCACAAGCCGAGATTTTTAGAGATCGTTTTTCTCCCTTTCGTTCTTCGAATGAAAAAGACGATGAACCTTCCTTTTGGGAAATGCTTCAGAAGATTTTAATCGAAGATCTAACTTAA
- a CDS encoding LIC_10030 family protein: MELNQIEELNRILSSASGQNRPNEIFVDNLHTSFFEFEDSFILPSTSVYGVDFAAAKEFLLQAEQLIPELIRKCHVLPIAKPKKNSNQLFLVKEFPSSKVDDEKKFVFVVSFILSYLGGAPTSMIVKPAAQGKTVSVRTRRIYFSARILPLESFEMKNGVIVDFVTRKYKETEFMVDVDTIPSFNKIQHTYSELFDDVDYSKQISTIHSILSIDKEIWKPGKVFEPIDVELHTISTRFLECSQERIFSQFESFRHLIDLLLSPESMTIDSVKQEPLHDWLRSFRTERDVTPSGNMLWKILKRK; this comes from the coding sequence TTGGAACTCAATCAAATCGAAGAGTTGAATCGAATCCTTTCGTCCGCCTCCGGTCAAAACCGCCCGAACGAAATTTTCGTCGACAATCTTCATACTTCCTTTTTCGAATTCGAAGACAGTTTCATTCTTCCTTCGACGTCGGTCTACGGAGTGGACTTTGCGGCTGCAAAAGAATTCCTTCTGCAAGCGGAACAACTGATTCCCGAGTTGATCCGGAAATGTCACGTTCTTCCGATCGCGAAACCTAAAAAGAATTCCAATCAGCTCTTCTTAGTGAAAGAGTTTCCTTCATCGAAAGTCGACGATGAGAAGAAGTTCGTTTTCGTCGTCAGTTTTATTCTTTCGTATTTGGGCGGTGCGCCGACTTCGATGATCGTAAAACCCGCGGCGCAAGGAAAGACGGTTTCGGTTCGAACACGGAGAATTTATTTTTCGGCGAGAATTCTTCCTTTAGAATCGTTCGAAATGAAGAACGGAGTCATCGTAGATTTCGTCACGCGCAAATATAAAGAGACAGAATTCATGGTGGACGTAGATACGATTCCGTCGTTTAACAAAATTCAGCACACGTATTCGGAGCTTTTCGACGACGTGGATTATTCGAAACAGATTTCTACGATTCATTCGATTCTTAGCATCGATAAGGAAATCTGGAAACCGGGAAAAGTTTTTGAACCGATCGACGTGGAACTTCATACGATCAGTACTCGTTTTTTGGAATGCTCTCAAGAAAGAATCTTCAGCCAATTTGAAAGCTTCCGGCATTTGATTGATCTTTTATTGTCGCCGGAAAGCATGACTATAGATTCAGTAAAACAGGAACCTTTGCACGACTGGCTCCGTTCTTTCCGAACGGAAAGGGACGTAACTCCCTCCGGTAATATGCTCTGGAAAATCCTAAAACGAAAGTAA
- a CDS encoding inositol monophosphatase family protein — MDQPLAPPIDFPLEEVKRRIKSVQSVSGIFIESALKLQKDLKTFAFSTEAEEKDQIHKADEMMGKFIVEYLRQNFPSDSILSEDNYKYEGNNSFRWVLDPIDGSMNFVRGIPLYCVAIGLEHRESPVAGVVFVPGLNTKYSAILSQGAFKNGLRIDVSNTESLARAMLVPSFPTNRKEILNEVISDITAFISCGRSMRRTGSFVLDACWVAEGLLDGIWEKGVKLWDTAASSVILTEAGGKLTDFNGKRFLSGNSEVVVSNGKVHSQIVDIMRNVRDSIGRN, encoded by the coding sequence ATGGACCAACCACTTGCCCCTCCCATTGATTTTCCTTTAGAGGAAGTCAAACGCAGGATCAAATCCGTACAATCCGTATCCGGTATTTTTATCGAATCGGCTCTGAAGCTTCAGAAAGATTTGAAAACGTTCGCGTTTTCAACCGAAGCCGAAGAAAAGGATCAGATCCACAAAGCCGATGAGATGATGGGAAAGTTCATCGTGGAATATCTCAGACAAAACTTTCCTTCCGACTCCATTCTCTCCGAAGACAATTACAAATACGAAGGCAATAATTCTTTCCGTTGGGTTTTGGATCCGATCGACGGTTCCATGAATTTCGTTCGTGGAATTCCTCTTTATTGCGTGGCGATCGGGCTCGAACACAGGGAATCTCCGGTTGCCGGAGTCGTGTTCGTTCCCGGTTTAAACACGAAATATTCCGCCATTCTTTCGCAAGGCGCTTTTAAGAACGGACTCCGCATCGACGTTTCCAACACGGAATCCCTCGCGCGCGCGATGCTTGTACCGAGTTTTCCAACGAACAGAAAAGAAATATTAAACGAAGTCATTTCCGATATCACCGCGTTTATCAGTTGCGGACGCTCGATGAGAAGAACGGGTTCTTTCGTTCTCGATGCTTGCTGGGTTGCGGAAGGTCTGCTCGATGGAATCTGGGAAAAGGGCGTAAAACTTTGGGATACGGCCGCGAGTTCGGTGATTCTTACCGAAGCGGGCGGAAAACTGACCGACTTTAACGGAAAGCGGTTTCTTTCCGGAAACTCGGAAGTCGTGGTTTCCAACGGGAAAGTCCATTCTCAGATCGTGGATATTATGAGAAACGTCCGCGATTCCATCGGAAGAAACTAA
- a CDS encoding arsenate reductase family protein: MKLKVYQYQNCGTCRNALKFLSGKKVELEVLPIRETPPKKNELKTMLKYVGNESKKLFNTSGGDYKEMGLKDKLGSMSVDEQLELLSKNGNLVKRPFVLGDGFGFVGFKEEEWKKQIK; encoded by the coding sequence TTGAAACTCAAAGTTTATCAGTATCAAAACTGCGGCACTTGCCGCAATGCTCTCAAATTTCTTTCCGGGAAAAAGGTTGAATTGGAAGTTCTTCCGATTCGTGAAACTCCTCCGAAAAAAAACGAACTCAAAACGATGTTGAAATACGTAGGCAACGAATCGAAAAAACTCTTCAACACTTCCGGCGGAGATTACAAAGAAATGGGACTCAAGGACAAACTCGGTTCCATGTCCGTCGATGAACAATTGGAACTTCTTTCCAAAAACGGAAACTTAGTAAAACGTCCTTTTGTTCTCGGAGACGGTTTCGGCTTTGTGGGTTTTAAAGAGGAAGAATGGAAAAAACAAATTAAGTAG
- a CDS encoding urate hydroxylase PuuD, protein MEGIALFTSQGLYFLFKWVHFLAGVAWIGLLWYINFVQGAFFAETDADTKKKATQQLVPRVLWWFRWGAMFTFLSGWAMIIYLIFTGYTLSAGQLLAVILGGGLFGSLMWFNVWFVIWPAQKVVIAAAKGETAENPAPRAARGLLASRTNTLLSIPMLFLMGAARNLPVSTEITKDEAHTFLGAILAIIVLVETNALTATPESATFKPIKTVKGVITSGFVLSLIIYILLEVLL, encoded by the coding sequence ATGGAAGGGATTGCTCTTTTTACAAGCCAAGGCTTGTATTTCCTCTTTAAGTGGGTGCATTTCCTCGCAGGCGTCGCCTGGATCGGACTACTCTGGTACATTAACTTTGTACAAGGAGCCTTCTTTGCTGAAACGGACGCTGATACAAAGAAGAAAGCGACTCAGCAATTGGTTCCAAGAGTTCTTTGGTGGTTCCGTTGGGGAGCGATGTTTACGTTCTTGAGCGGTTGGGCGATGATCATCTATCTCATTTTTACGGGATATACATTATCGGCAGGCCAATTACTCGCCGTAATTTTAGGAGGGGGACTTTTCGGCTCTTTGATGTGGTTCAACGTTTGGTTCGTGATTTGGCCTGCACAAAAAGTTGTGATCGCTGCAGCGAAAGGTGAAACTGCGGAAAACCCGGCTCCTCGCGCAGCAAGAGGTCTTTTAGCTTCCAGAACGAACACGCTTCTTTCCATTCCGATGTTGTTCTTAATGGGCGCGGCAAGAAATCTTCCGGTTTCAACGGAAATAACGAAAGACGAAGCACATACGTTCTTAGGTGCGATTCTCGCGATCATCGTGTTGGTTGAAACGAACGCGTTAACCGCAACACCGGAAAGCGCTACGTTCAAACCGATCAAAACCGTGAAAGGCGTAATCACTTCCGGATTTGTTCTTTCATTGATCATCTACATTCTTCTCGAGGTTCTTCTCTAA
- a CDS encoding adenylate/guanylate cyclase domain-containing protein produces MIRILNLILTASILAICISCAPDSDPEVLDLTQAEWKASLGNHLKTKLEKSNSSVFNPQTKRKNKEREPSVSEDWKTISSFPAGLNSLFGIPEQSGFHDATVKIDFPIHTGSQYLKLPAAIYFPDIGENWELYLNGVLIRKERFPEHPEQTEDLTPAIRRSLKSVTLPIPSGTLKEGKNTILIYLIGESNLTPYIQNDHFGFYHASGYRISSFQQIYESTSEYFEVFLYGIYFIFGIYHILFYITRRQDLYYLYFGLFSFVSSVYFFSSSNLIFQKFVNSNSDMNSSLFFRVEYASLTLILPSFYYFLKEYFYPKEKVGIVPLAFVILSIGLFLGILASPFSWTHIALKVCQVSMIFFLFYILYFSIQTVRREKQDAKKMLAGIAACIVFAVWDLLDSIFKIIGLHYPFFKIAYSLFIITIISILVSRYIQLYKDAQLLNKELSNQKDAFYRFVPADFIRILDKESPVSIAIGDNKEKSMTVLFSDIRNFTSISEAIRPSQTIAFLNSYLSQMEDLVYQTAGFVDKYVGDAVLALFADYNERVEKENFNSADNAVESAIKMVNAVQSGRMLEIFSIPSPWNLEIGVGINTGSLILGTVGSERRIDTTVIGDAVNLASRLQSLTSLYQSRILISHHTYLQLHRMSEVGIRMIDTVFVKGRNQPVDIYEVFESDPDDIKEFKLKTSDLLSQGISEYKSGKFNEASKIFKQLYREEARDNLSKIYLKRCKLYSSKPPEENWDGIFRFQTK; encoded by the coding sequence ATGATCCGGATCTTAAACCTCATTTTAACCGCGTCGATTTTAGCGATTTGTATTTCCTGCGCGCCCGATTCCGATCCGGAAGTTTTGGATCTTACACAAGCCGAATGGAAAGCGAGTCTCGGCAATCATCTCAAAACTAAATTAGAAAAATCGAATTCTTCCGTTTTCAATCCACAAACGAAAAGAAAGAACAAAGAACGCGAACCAAGCGTCTCCGAGGATTGGAAAACGATTTCAAGCTTTCCAGCCGGATTAAATTCTCTGTTCGGCATTCCCGAACAATCCGGATTTCACGATGCAACGGTTAAAATCGACTTTCCCATTCATACCGGATCGCAGTATTTAAAACTTCCGGCTGCGATTTATTTTCCCGATATCGGAGAAAATTGGGAGTTATATTTGAACGGAGTTTTGATCCGAAAGGAACGATTTCCGGAACACCCTGAACAAACTGAGGATTTGACACCGGCAATTCGAAGATCCCTAAAGTCGGTGACTTTACCGATTCCATCCGGAACCTTGAAGGAAGGAAAGAATACGATCCTAATCTATCTCATCGGGGAATCGAATCTAACGCCCTACATCCAAAACGATCATTTCGGGTTTTATCACGCTAGCGGTTATCGAATCTCCTCGTTTCAGCAAATCTACGAATCCACATCCGAATATTTCGAAGTCTTTTTATACGGAATCTATTTTATATTCGGAATCTATCATATACTTTTCTATATAACCCGAAGACAGGATTTGTATTATCTGTACTTCGGATTGTTCTCGTTCGTTTCCTCCGTGTATTTCTTTTCTTCCTCGAACTTGATCTTTCAAAAATTCGTGAACTCGAATTCCGATATGAACAGTTCTTTGTTCTTTAGGGTGGAATACGCTTCTTTGACGTTGATTCTCCCCTCTTTTTATTACTTTCTAAAGGAATATTTTTATCCGAAGGAAAAGGTCGGGATTGTTCCTCTTGCATTCGTGATACTTTCCATCGGATTGTTTTTAGGGATTTTGGCTTCTCCGTTTTCGTGGACTCATATCGCGTTGAAGGTCTGTCAGGTTTCGATGATCTTCTTTTTGTTTTATATTCTCTACTTCTCGATTCAAACCGTAAGAAGAGAAAAACAGGACGCGAAGAAGATGTTGGCCGGAATTGCGGCTTGTATCGTTTTTGCGGTTTGGGATTTGCTCGATTCGATCTTTAAGATAATCGGACTTCATTATCCTTTCTTTAAGATCGCCTATTCTCTTTTTATCATCACGATCATCAGCATTCTTGTTTCGAGATATATTCAGCTCTATAAAGACGCGCAGCTCCTCAACAAAGAATTATCGAATCAAAAGGATGCGTTCTATCGGTTTGTTCCCGCGGATTTTATCCGAATACTCGATAAGGAATCGCCCGTGTCGATCGCGATCGGAGATAACAAGGAAAAGTCGATGACCGTTTTGTTTTCGGATATTCGAAATTTTACGAGCATTTCCGAAGCGATTCGACCGAGTCAGACAATCGCATTCTTAAATTCTTATCTTTCCCAAATGGAAGATCTGGTTTATCAAACCGCCGGCTTTGTGGATAAATATGTAGGCGATGCAGTTCTCGCGCTCTTTGCCGATTACAACGAAAGAGTGGAAAAGGAGAATTTCAATTCCGCTGACAATGCAGTCGAGTCGGCGATCAAGATGGTCAATGCGGTTCAATCCGGAAGGATGTTGGAAATTTTTTCGATTCCTTCTCCTTGGAATTTGGAAATCGGAGTCGGTATCAATACAGGTTCCTTGATTTTAGGAACGGTGGGAAGCGAACGAAGAATCGACACGACCGTGATCGGGGACGCGGTCAATCTTGCGTCCAGGCTTCAATCTCTTACGTCCTTATATCAAAGTAGAATTCTCATTTCTCATCACACGTATTTGCAGCTTCACCGAATGAGCGAGGTCGGAATTCGAATGATCGACACGGTCTTTGTAAAGGGAAGAAATCAGCCCGTCGATATTTACGAAGTGTTTGAATCCGATCCGGATGATATCAAGGAATTCAAATTGAAAACGTCCGATCTTTTATCGCAGGGAATCTCGGAATACAAGTCCGGTAAGTTCAACGAAGCTTCTAAAATCTTTAAACAACTCTACAGAGAAGAAGCAAGAGACAACCTTTCTAAGATTTATCTAAAGCGTTGTAAGCTGTATTCTTCGAAACCGCCGGAAGAAAATTGGGACGGAATTTTCCGTTTTCAAACAAAATAA
- a CDS encoding c-type cytochrome, with the protein MRITENRGGFSRLLLVCISLILLFANCKEEENLSPEQKLISQGKGLYVTNCSACHNQNPAVDGAVGPAVKGSNFELLKARIVNGTYPPGYTPKRTSQIMTRLPLNDDQIRSIEAFLNAP; encoded by the coding sequence ATGAGGATCACTGAAAATCGAGGCGGGTTCTCCCGCCTCTTACTCGTTTGCATTTCTTTGATTCTTTTATTTGCGAACTGCAAAGAAGAAGAGAATCTTTCACCCGAACAAAAACTGATTTCCCAGGGAAAAGGTTTGTATGTGACTAATTGTTCCGCATGTCACAATCAAAATCCCGCAGTGGACGGGGCGGTTGGGCCTGCGGTTAAAGGTTCTAACTTCGAGTTGTTGAAGGCGAGAATTGTAAACGGAACGTATCCACCCGGATATACTCCGAAACGCACGAGCCAGATTATGACAAGACTTCCTTTGAACGACGATCAGATTCGAAGCATCGAAGCGTTTCTAAACGCTCCTTGA
- the fliG gene encoding flagellar motor switch protein FliG: MLNKKTNLTGRQKAAIFLIAVGSEVSSEIFKHLREDEIEQITFEIARLDKITPEDKEKVLVEFNELMMAQEFISNGGIDFARGLLEKALGNQKAIDIINRLTSSLQVRPFDFIRRTDPQHLLNFIQNEHPQTIALILSYLDPQKASNILSNLPHTIQAEVAKRIATMDRVSPDVLREVERVLERKLSTLASEDYTSAGGIDSVVEILNLVDRGTEKTIIEALEEEDPELAEEIKKRMFVFEDIVLLDDRAIQKVMREVDNSDLAKALKSVDTEVQEKIFKNMSKRAANLLREDMDFMGPIRIKDVEDAQQKIVNIIRKLEDAGEIVVARAGEDELVM; encoded by the coding sequence GTGCTGAATAAAAAGACAAACCTTACCGGAAGACAGAAGGCGGCGATCTTTTTGATCGCGGTCGGAAGCGAAGTATCTTCCGAGATTTTCAAACACCTCCGAGAAGACGAAATCGAACAGATCACGTTCGAAATCGCGCGTCTCGACAAGATCACTCCGGAAGACAAAGAAAAAGTCTTAGTAGAATTCAACGAGCTGATGATGGCTCAGGAATTCATCTCGAACGGAGGTATCGACTTTGCGAGAGGTCTTTTGGAAAAGGCCCTCGGAAATCAGAAAGCGATCGATATCATCAACCGACTCACTTCTTCATTGCAAGTAAGGCCGTTCGACTTTATTCGTAGAACGGACCCGCAGCACTTATTAAACTTTATCCAGAACGAACACCCTCAGACGATCGCCTTGATTCTTTCCTATTTGGACCCGCAAAAGGCATCGAACATTCTTTCGAATTTACCGCACACGATTCAGGCAGAAGTTGCAAAACGGATCGCTACGATGGACCGGGTCAGTCCGGACGTACTTCGAGAAGTGGAACGGGTTCTTGAAAGAAAACTTTCGACCTTGGCGTCCGAAGATTATACATCCGCCGGTGGTATCGATTCAGTCGTCGAGATTTTGAACTTAGTCGACCGGGGAACGGAAAAGACGATCATCGAAGCTCTGGAAGAAGAAGATCCCGAGCTTGCGGAAGAGATCAAAAAACGGATGTTCGTATTCGAAGATATCGTTCTTTTGGACGACCGTGCGATTCAGAAAGTCATGCGGGAAGTGGATAACTCCGATCTCGCGAAAGCCCTCAAGTCGGTCGATACCGAAGTTCAGGAAAAAATCTTCAAAAACATGTCTAAACGTGCGGCCAACCTGCTTCGGGAAGATATGGACTTTATGGGTCCAATTCGTATCAAGGACGTGGAAGACGCACAGCAGAAGATCGTAAACATCATCCGTAAACTGGAAGACGCGGGTGAAATCGTCGTCGCTCGCGCCGGTGAAGACGAACTCGTCATGTGA
- a CDS encoding FG-GAP and VCBS repeat-containing protein, with translation MNRFFYLLCALPFFYHCSVKSMENACDISGSLFYKTLFLNVIVSGNASVCGAQIGLPQPKILNLSSKSLLNTGFLIGEMNASMSGVQVSLDGGPFLDAQISGTQWKFQLPAAGVPSTIPSTGVWKDWSLHTISARSVLGSNTSLPVSISVQKGNNKDIDGDGYPDALIGSQAANRVRAYLSLGKNRGLSSAVTTINSASGLGYSVVLGDFDGDGYADAAAAGAGSNFALYLSKGASAPGLSTTSTSPTTVGNGILNLTVGDINGDGFSDLVVGSPYNAGNIGNVYTFLSNGIIGQGVSFQQQLNNPAVAGSTQFYGYAVSLGDVDGDGRADAMIAAVGSSQLGASFVYLSQGNNYTTYSQTFPGTTSNQWYANSIFATDINRDGLSDMIVGAYQEPSFAGSPGKIYIYSSNVGILSNVMNSPIVGVAASATGTSVGTGDINGDGFLDLFGGGYTYTGAFPNQGIVLTFLSMNIGGISSTSLNSLTNSVNLGEMGMAIGSADIDGDGFSDALLGAPSSVGGTNVGNVYLYFSEGVTGYTSVPQTMTDPDGTGTFGSSVDL, from the coding sequence ATGAACCGATTTTTTTATCTTCTCTGCGCTCTTCCGTTCTTCTATCATTGTTCCGTCAAATCCATGGAGAACGCTTGCGATATAAGCGGTTCTCTCTTTTATAAAACCTTGTTTTTAAATGTGATCGTTTCCGGAAACGCAAGCGTTTGCGGGGCGCAGATCGGTTTGCCTCAACCGAAAATTTTGAATCTGAGTTCCAAATCGCTTTTGAACACTGGATTCTTGATCGGAGAAATGAATGCGAGTATGTCGGGAGTTCAGGTTTCTTTGGATGGCGGTCCGTTCTTAGACGCGCAGATCTCCGGCACACAATGGAAATTTCAACTTCCCGCGGCCGGAGTTCCGTCCACAATTCCTTCTACGGGAGTTTGGAAAGATTGGAGTTTGCATACGATCTCGGCTCGCTCGGTTTTAGGTTCGAATACCTCTTTGCCGGTTTCCATTTCGGTTCAGAAAGGAAACAATAAAGATATAGACGGAGATGGATATCCGGACGCATTGATCGGTTCGCAAGCTGCAAACAGAGTACGAGCTTATCTTTCTCTCGGAAAGAACCGCGGTTTAAGTTCCGCAGTTACTACCATCAACAGCGCGAGCGGACTCGGTTATTCCGTCGTGCTCGGTGATTTTGACGGAGACGGATATGCGGATGCCGCGGCCGCAGGCGCCGGCTCCAACTTTGCATTATATCTTTCCAAAGGTGCATCCGCCCCGGGTCTTTCCACGACAAGCACCAGTCCGACGACGGTTGGAAACGGAATTCTTAATTTAACGGTCGGCGATATCAACGGGGACGGCTTTTCCGATTTGGTCGTCGGTTCGCCGTACAATGCGGGGAATATCGGAAACGTTTATACGTTTTTATCCAACGGGATCATAGGGCAAGGCGTTTCCTTTCAACAGCAATTGAACAATCCGGCCGTTGCAGGAAGCACGCAATTTTACGGTTATGCGGTCTCGCTCGGCGATGTGGATGGAGATGGTCGAGCCGATGCGATGATCGCTGCTGTCGGTTCGTCGCAGCTTGGGGCCAGTTTCGTATATCTTTCCCAAGGAAACAATTATACGACTTACTCTCAAACATTTCCGGGAACGACATCGAATCAGTGGTACGCGAATTCCATTTTTGCAACGGATATCAACCGCGACGGTCTTTCCGATATGATCGTCGGCGCGTATCAAGAACCGAGCTTTGCCGGTTCGCCCGGAAAAATTTATATTTATAGTTCCAACGTAGGAATTCTTTCCAACGTCATGAACAGTCCCATCGTCGGCGTTGCCGCTTCTGCGACTGGAACATCTGTAGGGACCGGTGACATCAACGGCGATGGATTCTTGGATCTCTTCGGAGGCGGTTATACATATACGGGCGCTTTTCCCAATCAAGGGATTGTTTTGACTTTTTTATCCATGAACATCGGCGGAATCAGTTCGACTTCTTTGAACTCCTTAACGAATTCCGTGAACTTGGGTGAAATGGGAATGGCGATCGGATCGGCGGATATTGACGGGGACGGTTTTAGCGATGCGTTGCTCGGTGCGCCGAGTTCCGTTGGAGGGACGAACGTCGGAAACGTATATCTCTATTTTTCTGAGGGCGTGACCGGATATACGAGCGTTCCTCAAACGATGACCGATCCGGATGGCACGGGAACATTCGGAAGTTCGGTGGATTTATAA